From one Trifolium pratense cultivar HEN17-A07 linkage group LG1, ARS_RC_1.1, whole genome shotgun sequence genomic stretch:
- the LOC123886382 gene encoding probable methyltransferase PMT28 — protein MPIITRQAKGPTGLWVKMTAVTILGLCFIFVWTVFSSSSSSVTFQRESFEDISEPVSSFSNANKQTPPPKSEKRVEVSKDHKFHQNDENKVNGSSLNSPTRPHNKEVAREKKRVHKKEDSKENVNQVQGSLEKEDESEKELEDKEKEEEGLELDHESDDSIESVDGDSEMLEDGNGEELKKTSKGKVKGPLFESNVNYRWKMCSTRSKHNYIPCIDIEVGGGKVPGYRHTERSCPRTSFMCMVPLPLEGYESPVPWPDSKLKILYKNVAHPKLAAYIKKHHWLADSGEYLTFPQNQSVFLGGVQHYLESIEEMVPDIEWGKNIRVVLDIGCTDSSFAAALLDKDVLTLSLGLKDDLVDLAQVALERGFPAMVSPFGKRRLPFPSQVFDVIHCARCSIPWHSNGGKLLLEMNRILRPGGYFIMSTKHDRIEEEEAMTALTASICWNVLAHKSDDVGEVGVRIYQKPEGNDIYALRRKKIPPICKENENPDAVWHVPIKTCLHTIPIGIEQHGAEWPEEWPKRIETYPDWMNNKDKLIADTNHWNAIVNKSYLNGMGIDWTNIRNVMDMKSIYGGLAAALSKHNVWVMNVVPVHAPDTLPIIFERGFFGVYHDWCESFGTYPRTYDLLHADHLFSRLKNRCKQPVSIVVEMDRILRPGGLTIIRDKVEILNPLEEIFRSLHWEIRMTFYQEKEGIICAQKTTWRP, from the exons ATGCCTATCATAACTCGTCAAGCTAAAGGCCCAACTGGATTATGGGTAAAGATGACAGCTGTAACAATTTTGGGTCTATGTTTTATCTTTGTATGGACTgtgttttcttcttcatcttcttctgttACTTTTCAAAGGGAAAGTTTTGAAGATATTTCAGAACCTGTTTCTTCTTTTTCCAATGCGAATAAACAAACACCACCACCCAAATCAGAAAAACGTGTGGAAGTATCTAAAGATCATAAATTTCATCAGAATGATGAGAATAAGGTTAATGGGTCATCTTTGAATTCTCCCACGCGCCCTCATAATAAAGAAGTGGCGCGTGAAAAGAAACGTGTGCATAAGAAGGAAGATAGTAAAGAGAATGTGAATCAGGTTCAAGGGTCATTggagaaagaagatgaaagtgAAAAAGAATTGGaagataaagaaaaagaagaagaaggattGGAATTGGATCATGAGAGTGATGATTCAATTGAATCTGTTGATGGGGATTCTGAGATGTTAGAAGATGGAAATGGTGAAGAGTTGAAGAAAACTAGTAAGGGAAAAGTGAAAGGACCTTTGTTTGAGTCAAATGTTAACTATAGATGGAAAATGTGTAGTACTAGAAGCAAGCATAACTACATTCCTTGCATTGATATTGAAGTAGGCGGTGGAAAGGTTCCAGGTTACCGACATACGGAGAGGAGTTGTCCAAGGACATCCTTCATGTGTATGGTTCCTCTTCCCCTTGAAGGATATGAGTCTCCAGTGCCTTGGCCTGATAGCAAATTGAAG ATATTGTATAAGAATGTTGCACACCCGAAACTAGCTGCATATATAAAAAAGCATCATTGGCTAGCGGATTCTGGAGAATATCTTACTTTCCCTCAAAATCAGTCTGTGTTTTTGGGAGGGGTTCAGCACTATCTTGAGTCCATTGAAGAG ATGGTACCAGACATTGAGTGGGGTAAAAATATTCGTGTTGTCCTGGACATTGGATGTACAGATTCAAGCTTTGCAGCTGCTCTCCTTGATAAGGATGTTTTAACATTGTCACTTGGCTTGAAAGATGACCTAGTCGACTTAGCTCAGGTGGCACTCGAGCGTGGCTTCCCAGCCATGGTTAGCCCTTTTGGTAAAAGGAGGCTTCCTTTTCCAAGTCAAGTTTTTGATGTTATACATTGTGCGCGTTGTAGCATACCTTGGCATTCCAATG GAGGTAAGCTTTTACTCGAGATGAATCGGATTCTAAGACCTGGCGGATACTTTATTATGTCAACTAAACATGACaggattgaagaagaagaag CAATGACCGCACTGACAGCATCTATTTGTTGGAATGTTCTGGCACATAAAAGCGATGATGTTGGTGAAGTTGGAGTAAGAATATATCAAAAGCCTGAAGGAAATGACATATATGCATTGAGAAGGAAGAAGATCCCTCCGATTTGCAAAGAAAACGAAAATCCCGATGCAGTTTG GCATGTTCCAATCAAGACTTGTTTGCATACCATTCCAATTGGAATTGAACAACATGGGGCAGAGTGGCCTGAGGAATGGCCGAAGAGGATCGAAACTTATCCCGACTGGATGAACAATAAAGATAAATTGATCGCTGACACCAACCATTGGAATGCGATTGTTAACAAGTCATATCTCAATGGAATGGGCATTGACTGGACAAATATCAGGAATGTTATGGATATGAAATCCATCTATGGAGG ATTGGCTGCAGCTCTATCTAAACATAACGTTTGGGTGATGAATGTAGTCCCTGTCCATGCACCAGACACTCTTCCCATAATTTTCGAACGTGGCTTTTTTGGTGTCTATCACGATTGGTGCGAGTCTTTCGGTACTTATCCAAGAACATATGACCTTCTTCATGCTGATCATTTGTTCTCACGACTCAAAAACAG GTGCAAGCAACCTGTGTCGATTGTTGTTGAGATGGACCGTATCTTACGGCCAGGAGGGTTGACAATCATACGCGACAAAGTTGAAATCCTAAATCCATTGGAAGAGATATTCAGAAGTCTGCATTGGGAGATCAGAATGACTTTCTACCAGGAAAAAGAGGGTATCATATGTGCACAAAAAACTACTTGGAGACCTTGA